The DNA sequence CGTCGAGCAGTATTGGTCTGCAAAGCAGTTGAGAAGAGTCAAAACAAATCTAAGCTTTTGCTTGCAAAGTCAAGAAGACCATTATCATTAAGGACAACACTGACAGCATATGATATAagagaaattatcaaaaatacttttttaagtttgttttcgattttattatatttgaaaatattttcaaaaatactgTTTGCAACCATAAGCAACCATACATGCAACTAATTTTACGTTTTTGAAAATTTACTGAAATTTTTGTGCTTATACATTCGGGTTTGTATGGGGTTGCAAAATCTTTTTGCAAAATCATTTTTTTGCAAAACAAATTGAAAATCATATTTTTGcaaataaaaactaaaaaaacATATTTCTGTAAAAAAAACTTTAAAAACTCGTATTTTCAAAAAAACCGttctatatataaatatattattaaaatgaTGTTGACAGTATCTTTCATTATTGCTAAATATGCAACTTAATTTGATATTCAACATTTAAATGTAATTATGTATGATCTGATTAGAGAAGTTTATGCATAGCAGCCCTTTTATTGAGTTTCATTACCTTAGTAGACCTAATATGCTTCAAGGATTCATCTAGTTGCAGTTCCAGATGCTCCAGGTCTTTTATATTTAGAGGCCCTAGGTCTTCCCCAAGAAGGTGCCTGCAGCATATAAATTATTAAACTCGGTTTAGACGACATAATGATCATAATTCAATACATATTTGTACAAAACTAGAAATTAAAGCAACTTGAAAAAGTTAAACTAACTTTGTAGTTCACACAGGCACAAATATGTATATTAATTTGATGGCTAATTGTTAAGTACCTTTGATATTGTTGCAGGGACTCGTATTTGCCTTTGAGTTTTAGGTATTCCCTGTAGCTGCTTTGCTAAGAATTAACAGAACAAGTAGTAATTCATGCAAAAGATTAGGAACAAAATGAATTATACAATCTGATAAAATTACAATACTAAGTGCACAACTGGCTGCATTGCAGATACTCTCCGCAAGTAAACCTAATTGCTAGCAGGTTGCATTTCAGTCCCATTCTATATTCATATTTTACAAGTGCATAAACAAATACCGTATATGATGCTAACAAATTTCAGGGATAAAAGTACATCAGTATAAGCTACCTCTAAATCTTTGGCTGACCGATTAACTTCCAGTGTCCCATGACTGCAGTTTTGGTACCTTTCAAGTGTCTTGAGCATGCTGGGGTTGTGTCACAGAGATTAATTGGTTAGCCAGGTAATTGATGGTAAAGAGTACAGGAACATATGTATAATCTGTAATTCTGTTCATATAACATTGAAACACCTAACTAATACCATTAATCACTGCTTGCAAATTTGATACACATATATGATGACAAGATCTAGAAAACGTGTTCTTGGTTAACCCTCGACCTCTAGTAACCGATAAAATTAATACTCAGAATAATCAACCATATCTAGTTACATATATACAACACAAATTATCTGGTTAAATTGTCTCATGTCCATGTTGAAATATTATAAAATGGGAACAAGAAGAAGAGATTGGACCTATAAAAGAAAATTTTGGACAAACCAGTTGCCATGTATGAAAAACTAGTTATGAAATCTATGAACATGCATAAAGCTAGTTATCTTGCACCTGGGAACCATAAACAAGGATGTCACCACAGATACTTCTGGAATCAAAGTAAATGATCACTGTACATAAGTGGTTAATACCCATAGGATACTTTGACAGTGCTTTTTTATCAAATCCTTTGTTCATGAATTAATAAGAGAGATTTATGGAACTTCTACAGTAATGCAGTTGCATTCTCATCTATATATGAACCAAATTAATTTTTAGTTTCATGTAACTTAGTAATGGAGGCCGGATGAAGGGACGTAATCACTTATCTCGCTCAAACAGCAATGGGGAGGATTGAATTTACACAACTTTGACTCTACTCACAAAATCGAGATAAACGAATGAAGGGACATAAGACATGTTAGATATATAAGAGAGTCGAACCATGATCATTTAATCACGAGTTGAGCACCTAAAACTACAAGGGCAACTACACCTTTCTCAGTTAAAAAAGTAATCAAAACACCCAATGTTCAGTATTAGACAATCATTTTCAAGTTTGATTAAACTGCATGTGTTGAATGTATATAGTTTTGAGTTTCCTATTACATACATAAATGTACAGGCATAAACTTTATGATAGACAGTTTGCATAATCAATTCAAAATCATCCTCTTTTTAAATCAAGAAGTAAGAAAACGAGGAAAAGAGAACATGTAAGGGTGAAGTGTCCTTTTTTCATCATGAAACCGATTGAAAATAGATTATAAAGGcctatatatatttaattatcaTATATTTGTTCAGCAAGAATTCTTGTAGCTATATTTAATTATCATATATTTGTTCAGCAAGAATTCTTGTAGCTATGGTCTAGTGGAGGATCAGTATTAGATATATGCCAGTACATTGGTTTGCATGCTAATCAGTGAAAGCAAGCAGCTAGCTAGGTCCTCACTGAACTTTCTATAAATTTCAATCATGATAATACTCCTCTACTACTACATATAAATTGTATGAAGATTTGTATGAAGACATTGCATATATACCCATATCTTTAATTTTCTCATGCCATTTAAATTAAGACATTTCAGTCCAAATTTAACCGGGTTAAAATCCCACGACAATACCAATAAAAGTAGCTATCTTGAAACATAACCAGAAATCAAAATTTCTTGCAAAAACAACTTAGCTTTTAGTTTTTCAGAAGCAAAAATAGCAATTATACTTTGTGAagaatatattaaaatattaaatgcCAACTTTGAAAACAAACTTGCAGATCTTAAAGAAGAGTTGAATCATTGTACTTACAAAATATTTTTCTAATGATTTTTTGGTACAAACTAAAACTTTACTATACATATATAGGTGACCagctatatatataaataattattatatatagtGATGAGATTAGGGGAATTAATGTGTAGCTAGACACTCAAATCCAGTTTCACAGAACACCTACATATATTTATTTGGATTTGATCCCAATATAGATCTGAAAATTTAAGCTACAAATACACAGAAATATAGATATGGTGTTTCAAGAACCAAAAACAAGGGAGATCATGAAGATCTAAAAGTACACacttaatattataaaatttacaCATCAAAACTTGATCTTAGTACCCAAATCTCACCCACAAAGCACCAATTAAGTCTgtgtatttatattattttaatattatttaaccACCTAAAAGTAGTTTTTTGTAGTGCATATAAAAAAATTAGACCTAGTAAAGGAAATTAGAGAGAAATATACTTGGAAGTGCTGCAAAACTCATAGAGCTTGCCGCGGTTAGAGAAGATGATAAGAGCAACCTCAGCATCACAGAGAACAGATAGTTCATATGCTTTCTTCAATAGTCCATTTCTCCTCTTTGCAAATGTTACTTGTCTGTTTATTTTGTTCTCTATTCTCTTCAATTCTACTCTTCCCCTTCCCATTTTAGTATCCTATATATCTCACCaaaagtatgtaacaaagatatCTAGCTGCCTCAAACCCTAGACAGAAAAAAAGGAAAGTAAACTAAAGACGAGTgagatagatagagagagagagagagggagagagagatcagagagggagagagagagagagagagatcagAGAGGAAGGGAGAGAGAgatcagagagagagagagagagatcagatagagagagagagagagagagagagagagagagagagagagagagagagagaggagagagagagagagagagagagagagagagagagactgctTTTTAAGTTTTTGGTGACTTTATGTAGTTGTTCATCATCTTGCTTGCTAGTTTTGGTTAACATTTTAATGGAATCACAATAATAACCCTAGGGGATAAGAGGATGCACTGTAGTCCACAACTTAGGGTTGGTGTTCTTTCCACTTTCAACACCACCCCTTCCTTTATTTACCATTTTGTTATGTATTTTCATGGATGCACGTGGAACTTACGTACGTTGATTAATAAGTGGGTACTTGAAGGCAGGAGAGTTACGTAAAGAGAAGCGCGTGAGATGTATGTGTTTATTCATGGGTTTGTCCTTGTTGAGGGTATtaatgtagttttgtttttgtgttCAGTTCATGGCTCATAACGTCGTCATTAACCTTAAAATAGATGCACACGTGTCGGCCGGACACTGGCTATTTATTTTCCTTTTTTCAATAAAGTAATATTTAGTTCTTAGCACTGTTTGATCAAATATGACCACCACTTGGATATTTATTCTGTGTGCTAGACTCGTAGTTGTAAATTGAGAAATAGAGGGTGATATATGAGAGAATATGTGAGCCCTCGTAATTCACCTATTTGAGACCGAGATTTTAGCAGTTTATCATTCCAAAATTTTGTATTCGTTTATAAATAGACGTTCAAATTTAAGTAGAGGTCATAACATGAATGAGATATTGTGTCAACCCAACTAGGATAAAAATCGAGTATCTAAAATTTGAGTTTTTCATTAAATTTTCAGGTATTTGTTTTGAATATGAGATTACTCGTCTGAATATTCTATTGAATTTGATGTTGTTTGTAACGAATACTCAGTTCGATTGGTGCTAATAATGGtgtgtatataaaaaaaaaattagaatactTATTATGGAGAGGATTAACAATCTCATACATAATCTCACAAAAAAATTCTGATAGATCAATTATTAGTTTTCTTAGACTCATGTTAAGTACCCCAAATTTTTATCTAAACAGTTACAAAATTATGTGACATGATGAAATTTAATTTGCGATCACAGATAAAAGACGGGATGTACTCGTATTATTATGAGTAGGGCACTAACACGTGTCCAGTCCCAATTACATGTGTTAGCTGATGTGGCAGTGCCACATCAGAGTTATGGGTCCACCATGTCGCTGCCCCTGACACGTGTCACTACACGTCATTATGATCATCAAACAAGGTCAATGTCGTTTTTATCAATTTCGGTTAGTTTTTTTTTCTAAACCGACGAGAATAAATTCAGCACCGTTTACGATTGGGATTAGTTAAAATTGACCGATTTTTACTTAAAATTGACTGTTATTACGGTCGGTTTAAGTTCTGTTATTGTAATACACACATCTCAACTAATTTTAGTGAAGATACAAAAATACATCATGGTACCAAATATATAGCTAAATAAGCTATTCAAAGTGATGTTGTCTCTCATTGGATTTTATGTTCATGCTTTTTGTTGACATGTTTTTAGTTATAAATTGAATGCCCTTCCTTTCCTTCTTAGCTGTGAATAATATTACTCCTTGGTGTGCATTTAGCTGCTTCACATATAATTCAGAGAAAAGTGTGCAGGCAGTCTCAAAGAATGCTAGTGTATAgggtttttaaatttgttaaatttacaaagaattagaatggacttccTCTTTTGTACAGATTTGAGTAGATTGCATTCGACACACTAGCTACACACAAAATGTCTGTCTAGCTAGCATACATTATACAATCTTGATTGATCAAAGATTTTTAAAAGATTGTTAGACGCAACTCGATCATCAAATATATCATTGCGGGTCTCTTCGTAAGAAGCTGATCTTCTCAATCGATTGTTGCTCGTCATCTGTTTATTATAATTTTGACGAATAGGGAAAAACCTTGAAGGAGTGAATTACACGCATATAGACGATATGATTCAGTGATAAATTTATCCGGACATATGGTTACAATAATCGTTTGTCGTCTGATGTACAATGAAATGTTGGCCTCTCCTTAATTAACAAACCTAGTAAATTTTTTAAGGTGGATTATCACACAAGACCGACCTGAGATTCGAGGGGGACTAATCAAAATCAGTTTATGTTTATGGAGCCTTAACATACATATGTCATgcaaattcatatatatttatttaaaaaagttAAAAGTTTTTGGAGCTTTCAGTGACGGAGTCTTAGACACAAACCTTACTCGCCTACGGTGAGGACCACCTATAATGATTCACTTGTCTTATACttcctccgtcccaatttatttatcttgtttgactttttgcgatcaaattgaccaatttttgactgaaaatttcatatagtatataatcgaaaaaaattataaaaattatatcattagaaAGTACACATAATCTACTTTAATACGTATTCTTCggtttttcaaaataatgaaagaTTGATGATTAATTTACAGTCAAAATTGAGTCAATTTGACCACAAAAAATCAATCATGACAGATAAATTGGTACGGAAAAAGTATAACTCATTTTATAATCTCCCTTCTTCCCCACCCCTCCCACTGCATTCAACTACACAAGATGTCACATTCTTGGATAGATTTGTGTGTACATGTTTGTGTAATTTCAGATGTAGAATGAATGAAGTTCACAGCCAAAAAAAGAGCAAAGCATGGAGTTTAATAAGCCTGAAAATGTGTTGGTAACAGTAATGTCAAATGTGTTGTAAATCAACAGTTCCCAAAGAAATGTATAAAAACCAAAACCCTGCTGAAATATTCAGGGTGAAGGACGTACGGACGATGCATATGAATCGGAAAGGAGCGTGATCTGGGGCTACGTGTCGACCTCTTATTCGCTGCTGTGACACATGTCGACCTGTCAACTGCGAATCTTTACAATATTTTCCCCTGTCTACAGTCACTTTGGATCCTTTATATTATAcgatactccctccgtccctttcgattgtttacatttttgagagagtatccgacacacattttaaggtgcatataaagtatagttctgtaatttttttttacaattttctttttctgaataaaagttgaatgttttaatttttattcagaaaaacaaaattgtaaaaaaaaaattacagaactatactttatatgcaccttaaaatgcgtgtcggagaccctctaaaaaatataaacaatttAAAGAGACGGAGTAAGACTTTTAATATTGTACACTGTTTTATCCACTAGTTTTGTTCATGTGTTGCGGACAATGCACTGATGTCTAACACTGTACTGTGTCTTCTTTTAGTAATATCGCAATTCGTGTTTCTAAAAATTTCcgatttaattgattaattgtcGTGTAAAATGTTATGTTGATTCGATTTTTTAAGTCTGACTAATTCTTGAGAGTTTTGTTTTGTTGAAGTATTTGGAATAgattattataattaaaataatatattatttaaattaacATTAAAATTGTAGTCAGCTTATTACTCTGATTCATTTTCACTTTTCAGTTATACAAAATCAGTAATCAGTAACTCAACCGATCTAGTACGACCCCCTGTTTTTACGAATACCGTTCTAATGTAATACTTTTTTGTAAAGTAATAATGTTGTGCAGTTCTTGGATTCTAATAAAGTTTATTGTAAAATAAAAATTCTTAATACATAATGTAGATCTTGAATTACTTGATTATGAATAATTTAATAATTGCATGTATAGAGAGAATAAAAGTTGAAGAGAGAATTGTATTTCAATATGTTTCGGTATATCTGATTTCAATAACCGAAGGTCCCATTTATAGAGGTTGATTGACAAGTTTTATTAAGGAAGCTATCTAAGTCTTTTTTGATAAGTATCGTAAGTTTTCCTTAATAAGTTTTACAATTCTTTCTTACTAAATTTCTTCTTTAAGAAGTTGCGCAAGACTTCCTCGATAAGGTTTATGAATCTTCTTGAttaaattttgataattattattatatcataTCAAAACAATACACCTAAGGGTAAATTATTACTTGATTAACTTGTAAGAGCTGATTATAGAATGTATATGCATTACGTGCAATTTCGGGCATCTGGCCTATTAGCTCAGCTGGTTAGAGCGTCGTGCTAATAACGCGAAGGTCGCAGGTTCGAGACCTGCATGGGCCACTATTTTTATCCCTTTTTGGACACACTTCAGCATTGCTACCGACCTCTTGGTCTACCTGTACCATCCTCGCTCCCCTTACGGGATGTCGACAAGATGTGTATTTTTTTTTTTAAGTATGCTGCACAAGATAGGAGGAATTAGCCACTTGTAATTAGTTTATAGAAGTGCAATGTAGGATGGTGCTTCATTTCACAAGCTGTTCAATCAAAAACCTCAAAATGTCCCAGAACATGGATATAGAATAGCTAATGTCACTTTTGCTTACAGTAAAATGTATTTCAAACTATATTGCAAACAATGCTATCTCAACAGCTATACTGCTAGCTTGCTATTGCACAAATTCCCTAACAGCGGATCCCGTTATGTGGATCATCCATGTTCCAGAAACTACCCCATAAGTCATCCAATGTAATGGTGTCTGGACAAGATGCAACCTCTTCATTAATGTAATAATTAATCATAGGGGATGAAGATAATTGATGATGATTAGCCATCTCTTGATTGCCTTGTGGCGGTGTTGTTATATCGACTTTCTCAGACGTGTTCACCTCTCTATGATCATCATCATGTGCAACCGTGATGTCCGTTTTCATTCGATGATCATTATCTGCTGTTTGCTGGACTTGGACCTGGTGGTTTCTGCCTTCGGCTTTTCGCTTTGCCTGCCTTTGATATGGCCTTGCCTTAGTCTTGTAATGCGTTCGCCAATAGTTTTTGATCTCATTGTCTGTTCTTCCAGGCAAGTATCTAGCTATGGTAGACCATCTGTTTCATGCATGCAGCAATAATAAGCTGTTGCAGTAGTATTTTGGACAAGAAATAGATTGAAAAACTAGCAAACATTAGTATTGCATACTTGTTTCCCCACAAGGCATGCAGCTCAATGATAATGCCTTCCTCCTGTGGTGTCAAATTTCCTTTCTTAAGGCCAGGTCTCAGATAGTTCACCCACCTTAGTCTGCAACTCTTCCCACTCCTATTAAGGCCTTCAGAAATCAACAATTTAAACACATTAGGATACACGGTATACTCAGACTCCTCATTTTACCTTCGAGCACTCACTTGTTTTAGGCCAAGAACATGTATATTTTTTAGAAGGTTGCTGAGTCCGATACTTGGACACTTCCAGCCAAGTCCGAGTAACACAGTAGTTCGTAAAGTAACAAAAACATACCTGAAAACTTGGAAACAGAAGTCCATCTTCCTTCACCATGCAAGTTAATATAATCAGTAAGCAGCTTATCTTCCTCAGGAGTCCATGGACCTTTTCTCCAACCTTGCTCACTGCCACTGCCTTCCCAATCCATCAAACTACTCATTATTATAAATGTTTGCTTCACCTCAACTAACTTCACTTGTCTGATCACTAATGATGTGTTTACTGTCTCCAATTTGCAGTACAAAACGCATGCAATTTTCACTTATATACACTGCAACATATCAGTCAATTCAATGTCCTTTTCTTAACACTACACCATGCATGATGATTCATTACCACCAACTCTTTTACCAAATCAGTCTTTCTGTTATTTTAACTACATTATTCTCTTTGTTTCATTTTTAACCATCCAACATTGAGCATGTGTGTATTTCGAATCTATGTCCTCCTTTTTGTGTGTCCGACATTATGTCACCAAGATACGTTTCTAGTTACCCACCCCGAGTAGCTCAGCTGTTTGAGACCGCAACTTTCGAACTTTATTATCCCAAGGTCTTTTATTTAATTCCAAGCTAACATTTGAATTTATACGGTTGAACCTCGATTAAGTAATAATAGTTAAAGTAATaactttattaaaataatattttttccgGTCCCAACATAATGGACACAGTGTATTTTTACTCCCGGCAAAATAATAAACCCgctaaagtaatattttttcccGGTTTCAATCCTATTATTTTAAAAAAGTTTAACTGTATATGAATTTATGACGGTGGGATGATATATTGACCTCGTCAAGATTAATCAAGGAGATGCATGTACTCAAGTTCAAATGCGCGTAAACTGACACGAACACCTTTTAACAAAATACAGTTTCAAAAACATTAATCATCACAAGTTTGAAGGTGATTAAGATTATAAAATCTTGATTATAGCTTACTAAGCTAATGGGTGGTTCTAAGTGTTTCCCAAGACAACGGCTTATGGTCCAATCAGAGCATACCACATGTTACATGCACAACCCTTGGCCTTGTTTAAGAGTGATGTTTAGTTCTTTAAGCATTAAGCTCGAAGCTTCCATGAATGCTAATTAAGATAATGCGGCATTATAAAACTTACAAAGAAGATTAGGACAATGAGCCACGCTTGACTCGTGGTATGGTTAGTAGTTAATTAAGATAAGTGAGAGTATTGTGGCGTGGTTTAATTGGTTAGAGTCATTAATCTATGTACATATAGGTAATGATggtgtgattaattaattaaacaaAGAAAAACTGTTAATAAAGTTTAAGCAGCTGCTAGTAGATCATTATGAAGGAGTTCAAGATCTTGTAAAGTATATGGCTATTTGAAGAATCCAAAAGGTATTGATTTGATAGTAGAATCAAAGATGATGATGTACTTACTTTTATGTTAGTATAACCTTAAAAATACATATCAATTAACATACAATGAATCAGATTAACGGCCGTGATTTAGTTAATTAAGTGATACCTCCCACTAAGATGGTTAGA is a window from the Apium graveolens cultivar Ventura unplaced genomic scaffold, ASM990537v1 ctg2289, whole genome shotgun sequence genome containing:
- the LOC141700391 gene encoding agamous-like MADS-box protein MADS2, coding for MGRGRVELKRIENKINRQVTFAKRRNGLLKKAYELSVLCDAEVALIIFSNRGKLYEFCSTSNMLKTLERYQNCSHGTLEVNRSAKDLEQSSYREYLKLKGKYESLQQYQRHLLGEDLGPLNIKDLEHLELQLDESLKHIRSTK
- the LOC141700392 gene encoding transcription factor MYB24-like, which gives rise to MSSLMDWEGSGSEQGWRKGPWTPEEDKLLTDYINLHGEGRWTSVSKFSGLNRSGKSCRLRWVNYLRPGLKKGNLTPQEEGIIIELHALWGNKWSTIARYLPGRTDNEIKNYWRTHYKTKARPYQRQAKRKAEGRNHQVQVQQTADNDHRMKTDITVAHDDDHREVNTSEKVDITTPPQGNQEMANHHQLSSSPMINYYINEEVASCPDTITLDDLWGSFWNMDDPHNGIRC